The bacterium DNA window GGCGCCTCCTCCCTGCCGTACGGGCTGCACGCGGCGCTCGCCTCGCGCCTTCCGCACCTCTACCCGGCGGACCATGTGTTCGCCCGCATCCGGCTGGAGAAGAGCGACGAGGAGATCGCCGTGATGCGCCACGCGGGCGTCATCTCCGACGATGCGATGGGCGCCGTCTTCTCGGCCCTCGAGGCGGGCGTCGAAGAGACCGTCGTCGCCGCGGCCGCGGTGCAGCGGATCATCGCGCACGGCGCCCGCGAGGCGTTCGCGACCTGCGTCGTCGGGGGAGAACAGGCCGGGTTGAAGCACGGGATGCCGCGCCTGCGGCCGATGCGCGACGGCGAGAGCGTGTTCATCGACCTCGGCGCCGCCTACCACGGCTACGCCGCCGATACGAGCCGGTGCACCGCGGTGGGGCGCGCGACCGGGCGCGTGCGCGAGCTCCTCACGGTGGGCGCCGACCTGTACCACGCGGGCCTCGGCGCGATCCGGCCCGGGTGTACGATCGACGACGTCTCAAACGCGCTGCTCGCCGTCGTGCGGGGCACCCGCTACGAGCCCTATTACTGCGCCGGCGGGTTTGGCCACGGCATCGGCATGTCGGTGATCGAAGTCCCCGGCCTGTTCGCGGGCAACACGACGGAACTGCGGCCGCGCATGACCGTGGCGTACGAACCGATGGTCGTGGTGGAAGGCCTCGGCACCGGCGTGGTCGAGGACACGCTGCTGATTACGGAGACCGGATACGAGCGCCTGACCAACTATCCGGTCATGACCTGGTCGTAGCGGCCGGCGCCGGATGTCGCCAGGCGAGGAAAAGCCCTCCGCCGGCCCCGGCGTCTATTTGGAGCGGCTCACGTGGCCCGAGGCGGCCGCGCTGTTCGGCCGCGACCCGCTGATCGTACTGCCGATCGGCGCGGCGGCCAAGGAACACGGCCCGCACCTCCCGCTGGGCACCGATCGCCTCCTCGCCGACCATCTCGCGGCGCGGATCGCCGAGCGCGTCCCCGCGATCGTCGCCCCGACCGTCACCTACGGCTACTACCCGTCGTTCGTGGGGTTTCCGGGCAGCACGCACCTGGAAGCGTCCACCTTCGGTGCCATGATCGGCGAGATCATCATCTCGCTCCACCGGCACGGACCGCGGCGGTTCCTCGTCCTCAACACCGGAATCTCGACCTTCCCGGTGCTCGAAGTCACGGCGCGCGACCTACGGCTCCGCTACTCCGTGCTCGTCGGCGTCACCCGAATCGAAGACCTCGGCGGCCGGGCGCTCGACGGGCTGCTCGAGCAGCCGGCGGGCAGCCACGCCGATGAATACGAAACGTCCGTGCTCCTTGCGATCGCGCCGGAGGCGGTCCGGACCGACCGCGCCGTGCGGGAGATCCCCGACCGCCCGCGGCCACGCGGCCTCTTCGTCCCGGCGCCGCTCCCGGCGCCCGGCGTCGGGAGGCCGGAGGCGACGGGGGTCTACGGCGACGCGACCCTCGCGACCCGCGAAAAAGGCGGGCGCATTCTGGCCGCGATCGTCCCGGCCCTGGTTGCCGCGGCCGAGTACGTCCGGACCGCGCCGATCGACTGGAACGCTACGTCGTCGCGGCCTGCCAGGCCTTGATGAACGCGACCGTCGCCTCGACGTAGGCGTCGAACAATTCTTTCCCCCGCTCCACCGTGCCGGCGGCCGGGTCGCCGTAGGTGATGCAGCCGTTCGACGAGATCTCGTGCACCGGCGGCAGCTTGAGGGTGACGTAGCGCAGCAGCGACGGGTCGCTCCGCACCTGCGCGAGCAGGCGTTCGCGCCAGGGGTCAAGCGTCATGCGCGGCCGCGCCACCTTGTCTCTGCGCACCAGTTCCGGCTGCTGGTAGAGCATGCTCGACGTCTCGCCGATGCCGGCGTGGATGTCGAGTTTGTCGATGTTGGCCGTCAGGTAGATCTTCCGCAGCTCGGCGATGCCGAAGACCATCGCCGACGCCGGCGTCTCGCGGGTGATGCGGTAGGCGAGGTACGTGAGGG harbors:
- a CDS encoding Xaa-Pro peptidase family protein, yielding MPRVPYDLESRRPYLAQAFSDAEYDRRVTTLRHAMEREGLDALCVFASAASPSAIAYLTNYTPAFGSAFCVLRADGTMTVITDAVLHGEPMHSMIWMCRVADVRVALGPVYGGAADEIASLAADAVGAAQRVGLAGASSLPYGLHAALASRLPHLYPADHVFARIRLEKSDEEIAVMRHAGVISDDAMGAVFSALEAGVEETVVAAAAVQRIIAHGAREAFATCVVGGEQAGLKHGMPRLRPMRDGESVFIDLGAAYHGYAADTSRCTAVGRATGRVRELLTVGADLYHAGLGAIRPGCTIDDVSNALLAVVRGTRYEPYYCAGGFGHGIGMSVIEVPGLFAGNTTELRPRMTVAYEPMVVVEGLGTGVVEDTLLITETGYERLTNYPVMTWS
- a CDS encoding creatininase family protein — translated: MSPGEEKPSAGPGVYLERLTWPEAAALFGRDPLIVLPIGAAAKEHGPHLPLGTDRLLADHLAARIAERVPAIVAPTVTYGYYPSFVGFPGSTHLEASTFGAMIGEIIISLHRHGPRRFLVLNTGISTFPVLEVTARDLRLRYSVLVGVTRIEDLGGRALDGLLEQPAGSHADEYETSVLLAIAPEAVRTDRAVREIPDRPRPRGLFVPAPLPAPGVGRPEATGVYGDATLATREKGGRILAAIVPALVAAAEYVRTAPIDWNATSSRPARP
- a CDS encoding creatininase family protein, which gives rise to MCDLHETKDPYYLPHLTSPEVGELLKTTDTVILPFGAIEQHGPALPMGTDTLGVIAVSRAAARRAKALCAPILFPALSAHHMHFPGTITLSEETFSRVVMEAAESLAAHGFRRILLANGHGGNEATLTYLAYRITRETPASAMVFGIAELRKIYLTANIDKLDIHAGIGETSSMLYQQPELVRRDKVARPRMTLDPWRERLLAQVRSDPSLLRYVTLKLPPVHEISSNGCITYGDPAAGTVERGKELFDAYVEATVAFIKAWQAATT